From the Nasonia vitripennis strain AsymCx unplaced genomic scaffold, Nvit_psr_1.1 unplaced0033, whole genome shotgun sequence genome, the window AGTAATAATCCATGAtggttaaatcaggtgatcGTGGCGGAAATCTTACGTGTGGTGAATTTAAGCCAATCCACCTTTCAGGAAATCGTTCCTCTAAGTATTCAGTGACTACGGCAGCATTGTGCGCTGGGGCTCCATCCATTTGCCACCACATCTGATTTTGAGGAATCGGATTGTCATGTAAGCGACCATTAATGAGCCTCAATAGTCTGCGATATCTCCTTGCAgtcaaattttcattataaaatatcgGACCTATAATCCGATCTCCGACAATCCCGATCCATACGTTGAACTTCCACCTTAATAAATatgtgaaaaattgtaaaatggAAGTCTGATTGACGTTTGCCTTTAACGTGAACTTACTCACCTATGCTGCCTGTCATTTTCTATAAACCAATGCGGGTTTTGCTCGGACCACATCCTTGTAACTTGCTTATTAATTGGCCCGTTATTGGTGAATGTGGATTCATCGCTGAAGCAAACTCGTCTAAAGAAAAGTGGATTTCTCGCCAACTGTCGCAGACTCCATTCGCAGTATGCCTGGCGTCTTTCGTGGTCACGTTGGAAAACTTTTTGCACCTTCGTGGGCTTGTACGGGCGTCTGGTGACTCTTACAATTCTTCGTACAGATTCTTTCGATAcatctaaatataaaaattgaattaaatataaaaataaatccaaacAATACTGATTGCTCACTAACACTCGCTTAGAAGGAGCAGAAAGGGTAAAAAGTAAGCGCATATTATATAGAAAATGCGGATTACGTACTGAATTGTCGTGCTAAGGCCCTTAAACTTAAACGAGGATTGTCCGTTAGAGCCTGATTAATACGATCACTCAAGTTTTGATCACCCCGCACAGGCTGTACGCGTCGACGTTGCTCCACCTTGATCACGCCATGCTGACGCACTCTTTCAAGAAGTCTATCATaacccaatttttttttactaggGCAATATTTTTTAGCTATTTCCTTAATAAGAATTATTAACCTACCTGTAGTACGAAGTTCGAGATGGTTGAGGCTGAACATGTGGATATTGTTCCAAGAACATCCGGCTAGCATTCAAAACGTTATTATTTTGCGCACAGAGGCACCGGAACATCGCCGTGTGAATCTGATCACGATTCATAATTAATCACGTTTTCAGCTCTCTTTCTTACACAAGTTACATCAATTAGTATTACTATTTACACtatttacataaatttaaacaattcACATTTGCGAAAATGATAGCACATTAGCAAGATACGCGTTGCAAAAACGTCAAATCAGGGAGCACATGACTATATATTTATCTAGAAAccaaataaacaaaaagaaacaaaaagtccGACATATTCGAACGTCCATAGATCTTcaataaaattgtacatactgttccttttttatattttagattAATTAGCCCATTTCACGTGCTACTCTGCGGCGAAGACGTCAAATGTGCTAGTGTTCACGGCGAAGTTGTGAATATTGCTAATTGCCAAAGATAATTTTGGGAGCAAGTCTTTCTTGCTGACGTTGCCCGTCGAAAACGTGATTTTGGAACAATAGGACCGGTAATCCAGGAGCCTCGACCAAAGCGCTCACCGCCGTCTTTAGTAGCTCTTCTCGCAGCTCCCAGGAAAAATTTCCTCCAAGCTCTCAATCTCGAGTCAAACGTGAAGGGCAAGCTTGCAAGCTCTATGAGAAAGCTTACCTTGAAAGAGACTTCTTCAGAGAAGAGCGAAGGTGTTGCGAGTACCGCTAAGTTTCTGGCAGCGGCTGCAAGCTCTGGTTCATCTGCAGACAGGAAGAACTTGTCACTAAGCGATCCGACGTCCGTGTAGCACGAAAGTTGGCATATGCCCTGTTGGTGCAGCAGGTAAACAATCTTGCACTCAGTGGCAAAGGTGCTTTAGACTCCGACATGCTAATAGCGACACTTATGACAGATTTTCAAGCTCTGAAGAATCGATTTTTAACAAGAATTTTcttgcgaaagctccgagacaACTGCTtcagcgatctactgacatttcacAAGATACTGTGCTCGAGCTTTCATAAACGAGGGGTAAGCGCCGCTTCAGCTAATTCGTGAGCTGCCTTGCGAAAGCATCAAGAGCGCTTCTCTAGCGATCTACCAACGATTCGCAAGAATCTGTGCTCGGGCTTTATTGAACAAGGCGTAGCACCGCTTTTGTCGATTTGCGAGCTCTAAaggaacaatttttaaaaaagatgcCTTGCAAAAGCTCCTAGAGCGGTGCTCCAGCGAACTGCGGACgcttcgctagaaactgggctcggATGTTTATTCACGAGCTCTAAATAATTGATTCTTGATGCGCACACTCTCGCGAGTGCTCCGAGAGCGCTGCTCCAGCGATCTACTAACGTTTCGCTATAAACTGGGCTCgcatttttattaacaaagcAAAAGCACCGTACCTAACCGTTTTGCAGACTctaaaaaaatcaagttttgATGCGCAcattttcgcgaaagctccgagagcGCTGGTCCAGCAATCTACGGACGCTTCGCTAGAAACCAGAGTCGGATGTTTAATAACAAAGGGAAAGGACCGCTCCTGACCGCTTTACAAACTCtgagaaaacaatttttattgcgcacactttcgcgaaagctccgataGCGCTGCTCCAGCAATCTACCGTCgcttcgctagaaactgggctcggTTGTTTGATAACAAAGAGAAAGCGCCGGTCCCGACCGCTTTAcaaactctgagaaaaaaattttgattccCACACTTttgcgaaagctccgagagcGTTGCTCCAGCGATCTACTAACGTTTCGCTATAAAGTGGGCTCGCATTATcaacaaaacaaaatcaaCGCACCTAACCGCTTTACAGACTCTAAAAAATCAAGTTCTGATGCGCACACTTTCgtgaaaacattttatttataaatcattGTGACGTTTTACTTCATGAAACAAAAAAGGGGATGCAAAACCGAATAATTGATATTCAGAAAATCACCATTGAAGCACCAAGAAGTAGAGAAGTGCCTCGTGCGCCGGTTTCCCTGcaaaagtttaatttattttattcaaaatcatactttataataatcaaataGAATTATACaatcaaaaatatatctttgcctcataaatagtatttagttttcttgaatattttgtaaatccgAATCTCGTCTAAAGTCAATTGGCTCGCACCTTTCTTAAGGTATTTAACCTTCGCGTTCACCGCGTCAAACTTCTCCCGGTAACGGTTGTAACTGTCGATTACTTGGTGAActgaaagtttaaaaaatattattgcaaaatGCATGAATTATTGCCCGCTGGAGCTTTGCATAAAAAGCGAGCCCTCTGTCTCCGCATTAGCGGTCGTGCAAGGGTGTCGGAAAATGTGAACAAGCTAGGTTAGGAAAATAATTCAGAGAGCAAAAGAGAGCGAATTATTAGCATTATTGAGCGTATGTTTTCGTGTACGTAAAACAaactttaaattataaaagggCGCATCCGcggtaaataaatttcattctACTTACAGGTGATAGTTTTTCCCAACGTCCTAGATAACTCCTCCGAGGTTTGGACGAACACATAAATTTTGTCGCCGGTATTCATGTGCCCTGCGGCCTGCTCGTCGGTAATCATCTGGTTAATTGTGTCGATCAGCAACAGCATTGGAATTTCTTGATTTTCACTTGCTGACTCCATTTTTATCTCCGTATCTCACTGCTTGCAATGTCGCGTTGAAAGTGGCGTTTTTTTCGATGCATATGAAAGTTTCATATGTTACCATGACGACACTTTTAGCAATCGACATACTCGAACGTTACTGTCAAATGTTATAAGCTACATTCCACTCTACAAACAGAAGTGCAATTAATCTACTGTAAgcatatttattgaatttaataaTGCTTACTTCGCTCAGTTACGCAACTTTGATTGCAGTATTTGTGTTCCTGCGCCGCAGTTCAACAGTGGAAAAAACATTAGAACGGCCGCGTTTAAGACCGATAGGCTGCGGTTTAAAATACGTATCCTATTTGTTTATAGGACAAGCCGGGAACAAAGATACAAGTAAGAGTTTCCTCCAAGTGCTGGATTTTAAGTCAATCGCAGCAGGGCAAACTTGCAAGCTCGTTAAGAAGGTTTACGCCAAAACGCAGAGTCTCTGAAAAAAGCGGCAGCGCCGCGAATATCGCCAAGTTCTGGGCCAAGACTGCAAGCTTCGGTTTACCCAAAGATAGAAAAAACTTCTCAATAAGCGACCTGACACCCGTGCAACACGACAGTTGGCTCGAGAGTAATTGTCCGACCTCTCGCCAGGGCTATCAAGACACGTGCCGACGGTCCTATCAGACGCAGCGTTTGCTCAGCAGATTTTCTAGGCATGTTGGCCGTCGCGCAGTGGAAAGAAAAGTATCTTTAGGATGAGAAGCGACTTACGACACATGCCCTGCCAATGCAGCAGCTAGACAATCTCCACTCAGCGGAAAAGGTGCTTCAGATGTCAGAAATACTAGTAGCCGGCGAGTTCTTCTGCTTCTCATATAAATCCCCTCAAGCATAAACAATGCGCCAAAGACTTTGCGATGACCACACTCCAACAACGGCTTCCGGCCTCGTAAGCATTCCCCAGGATAATCTAAGCGCCGCGTCATCTGCTCATCTCAAACAATAGTCAGATATCGATAAGACAGGAATAGCGCCACTTCTAGCGAATTTTCAAACTctcaaaaatcgatttttacgCGAATATTCTCGCAAAAGCTCCGAGACAGCAGCTCCAGCGATCGACTGACATTACGCGTGAAACTGTTCTCGAATTTTAATGAACAACGAGTAGCGCCGCTTCTAACCGATTAACAAGttctaaaatattaaatataaatgcgcACACTCTCACGAGAGCTCTGAGAGCACTGCTCCAGCGATATACGGACTTTTTGCAACAAACTAGGAATGGATTTATATAAACGAAAGGGAAACACTGCTCCTGATGATTGTTGAGCACTCAAAAATCGATTCGTGACGCATACACTTTAGCGAAAACTCCGCGAGCGCTGCTCCAGTAATCTACAGAAGTTTCGCTATAAAATGGGCACCgatttcattaacataggaAAAGCAACGCTTTTGATCGCTTAGCGAACTCTAAAAAGATCATTTTCGATGCGCACACTTTCGCAAAAGCTCCAAGAGAGAAGATCCAGCAATCTACGGACGTTTCACGAGAAGCTGTGCTCCGATTTACATGAACAACGGGTTGCgccgctgctgaccgatttacaagatctgaaaaatgaattttcaatgtgcacactttcgcgaaagctccgaaatcgctgctcgagtgatctatcgacatttcgctagaaactgggcttggatttttataaacaaagaaaaagcagcgctgctgactgatttacaagctccaaataatcaatttttaatacgcactcattcgcgaaagctccaagatcgctgctcgagtgatctatcgacatttcgctagaaactgggcttggatttttataaacaaagaaaaagcagcactgctgactgatttacaagctccaaataatcaatttttaatacgcactcattcgctaaagctcagagatcgctgctcgagtgatctatcgacacttcgctagaaactgggcttggatttttataaacaaagaaaaagcagcactgctgactgatttacaagctccaaataatcaatttttaatacgcacttttccgcgaaagctacgaacgcgctgcttaagcgatctatcgacattttgctagaaactgtgcttggatttttataaacaaagaaaaagcagcactgctgactgatttacaagctccaaataatcaatttttaatacgcactcattcgcgaaagctcagagatcgctgctcgagtgatctatcgacattttgctagaaactgtgcttggatttttataaacaaagaaaaagcagcactgctgactgatttacaagctccaaataatcaatttttaatacgcactcattcgcgaaagctcagagatcgctgctcgagtgatctatcgacatttcgctagaaactgggcttggatttttataaacaaagaaaaagcagcactgctgactgatttacaagctccaaataatcaatttttaatacgcactcattcgcgaaagctcagagatcgctgctcgagtgatctatcgacatttgctagaaactgtgcttggatttttataaacaaagaaaaagcagcactgctgactgatttacaagctccaaataatcaatttttaatacgcactcattcgcgaaagctcagagatcgctgctcgagtgatctatcgacatttgctagaaactgtgcttggatttttataaacaaagaaaaagcagcactgctgactgatttacaagctataaataatcaatttttaatacgcactcattcgcgaaagctacgaacgcgctgcttaagcgatctatcgacattttgctagaaactgtgcttggatttttataaacaaagaataagcagcactgctgactgatttacaagctccaaatagtcaatttttaatacgcacttttccgcgaaagctacgaacgcgctgcttaagcgatctatcgacgtttcacttgaaactgggcttggatttttataaacaaagaaaaagcagcactgctgactgatttacaagctccaaataatcaatttttaatacgcactcattcgcgaaggCTCATAGATCGCTGCTTAaacgatctatcgacatttcgctagaaactggggttggatttttattaaagGAAAAGCACCGCTCCTGGCAGATTTACAAGCtctaaataatcaatttttggtACGCATATTTATGCGAAAGCTCCGACATCGCTGTTCCAGCGCTCCACCGACGTTTCGCTAGAGAATGTGCTCGGATTTTTACTAACAAAAAGAAAGCACCGTTCCTGACCGCTTTACAAactctaaaaaataaatttttgattcGAACACTTTTACAAAAGCTCCAAGAGAGAAGCTCCAGCGATCTACCGACTTTTTGCAAGAAGCTGTGCTCAGCTATCCATGAACTAGGGGTTGCGCCGCTGCAGACCGATTCACAAGCTCAGAAAAGACAATTTTCATGCGAGCGTTCTTGCGAAAGCACCGAGTGCGCTTCTCTAGCGATCTATCAAAGATTCGCGAGACACTGTGCTCGAGCTTTGATGAACTAGGGgtagcgctgctgctgcctatTCTCGAGCTCAGAAAAGACAATTCGCATGCGAGCTCTCttgcgaaagctccaagagcGCTTCTTTAGCGATCTACAAACGATTCGCGAGAAACTGTGCTCGAGCTTTGATGAACCAGGGGCTGCGCTTCTCTAGCGATCTATCAACGGTTTGTTAAAAACTGGGCTCGAGTTTTGATGAGCAAAAGGTAGCGGCGCTTCTCACGGATTTTTGAGATACAGTTTCACGCGCTTGCTTTTAATTTCTAAATCTTACTGATTGCAGTCTTTCTGCTTTTCATTAAGTGTAGATGTGTGCTGTGGAAAGCGATACTCATCAAGACTTGCTTAAGATTCGCTATGTAAAGGGAGACTTATCTGTAGCTTGTTTGGGGATTCGCTGTTAGATAAAAATGTGTTTAGTTGAAGATCTTTTGCGCAATAGCTCGGCGAGAACCTAGTTGTGGTTTgtttattcattaaaaaataaggtAACACTTCACAAGGGTGTCTCTTTACGAGTTTTCGTAGCTTTCGAATAGTACAGTGTACGATATGAGTGTGCAAAGTAGGTGATTCCCGCGCAAGTGGAATGGCGATAAAAGAGCAAGTCTGAGTAGTGTATACTTACGTAACGCATAAAtatcgtatacaattttctttacttataaaaaatacaagaataatatcaattttatttatatttaatagttgAATCACATACATTTCTAAGAATCATCAGATAGAATTACATTTGCAGCAGTACCAATCGTGGTCACTGAAATACAATGCGTTTTTAGGTACTTCTATGTTTACACATGAGTAATGAAACCATAATAAGCAACTATCACATTGAATACAGTTGGTATGAACAGATTTAGAGCATTTgatacacgtgaatttttgTTTCGTTTTTTTATCCTGTACTCTTTGTTGCAGTTGTTCAAAAGCagattttttcataaaattttgtaaaatgcaAATGTCTACGTCTTCGTCTAAAAATGAATCAGGTAAATGAGCATTATCTATGTCAGTAATTTCCAATACACACTCGCTAAGTGTCAAATTACGGATTTTCTCTTTTGAAAATTGCATCCAATTTAACATAGTCTTGGACTGATCTACAACATTCATGCACCTGTActtttcttttgaaatttcgcTGTCTTCTCCAAAATAGACTAGTTTGttctataatattaaaatcaatattcaAGTATAACGTTTatgtttttcaatttattgtTAGTAGTATAGATTTTAACTTCATACTCGCGTGTGCAACTGATAGTAATTATAAAAGAGTATTAAACTTGAATTAGGATTACAAAATAcctttataattttgtatccTCTGCATTTTTCGGGAATAGGCAAGTATTTGTCATTCTTCATTGCTTGATAGTGATTTTTCAGAAAGCTTTTAACTATGGATAAGCCATTTTTAGGAGATTCAGATTGCCAAGcttcttcaattatttcattCATCAAATCAGATCCGAAATGTGGAGTATCAACTGTCATGTTAATAATGACGTGatagagctttaatttattagaaatttCTGTTTCTTGTTCatccaataaaattttaggatttttttcCACCTTGCATAAACTTtagaaaaatataggttaGTTAATTATGCGCAGTtatgaaatttaatataaagcgCTTTTGAGTCAAAGAAAACGCTCATAAGATCAAAGTTGTATGTAAGGATGTTCTATGGTTAGACGAAAGTTAATTAAGAGAATAAACTGAAACTTTGAAGATGAATTCCTCTAGTGTATACAAAACGATTCTGGGTTCCTGATAATTGCTACCAAACATATTTCTACAATATTGAGTTCAATGTTAAAAGGCTATACTTGGGCATAAATTTAAATCGAAAACGCAATTATTAGAGGGATAATTACATACATACATCTGTAGCACTTTCAAGTAGTAATTATAACCGTCATTTAATATACGCTTTTGGTCTAATAATTAGATATGTTAAAATCGAAATACTCACTGCATGTGCAGCCGAATACACTCTTTAcgagagataaaaaaatctttcaacTGTTGGACCTCTTCAGAAGAAGGACGATAAGAAAAAACTTCGGAGAAAATCGTCCTTAAAAACGTCGACGACAGAAAGTCTGGAATATCTTTTTCTCTCGATAAAACATCTATCagttttctatatttacaagGATTATCAGCAAACTTAAACAAAACTGTCTTCGGCATCTAGTGGACTACTATTTTAACCAATCGATTATAGAAAGCTCAATTTTTCTCTTCAATTTCAAACCGTTTTAATAGGTAGAACAAATCAATGGTATCGCGTGAAATTCGGTAATGATTTTCATTTGTTATCAAAGACATTCTGATTCGATTAAgtcagtaaaaaaattaataaggtATGTGTATTTATGTGTGCTGTGTGTGCTTAAAATACTTCACttttatgtaatttaaataaagaccataaaaaattgtttaagtctgcttttatatttaactggccaattctttaaagatataaaaCAGTAGAAGTAAGTTCATAGTCGCGAGATTCTTTATAAAAGAGTATTTTTTAAGAGAATATAATGGCACATCAAGGGGGGCAAGCGGGAGCGAGTGACGAAGctaaacaaacaaattttaaatccagct encodes:
- the LOC116418117 gene encoding uncharacterized protein LOC116418117 is translated as MWSEQNPHWFIENDRQHRWKFNVWIGIVGDRIIGPIFYNENLTARRYRRLLRLINGRLHDNPIPQNQMWWQMDGAPAHNAAVVTEYLEERFPERWIGLNSPHVRFPPRSPDLTIMDYYFFGNIKRICYTQVKKLKNSLYSHNYWL
- the LOC116418116 gene encoding uncharacterized protein LOC116418116, whose product is MESASENQEIPMLLLIDTINQMITDEQAAGHMNTGDKIYVFVQTSEELSRTLGKTITFHQVIDSYNRYREKFDAVNAKVKYLKKGASQLTLDEIRIYKIFKKTKYYL
- the LOC116418115 gene encoding uncharacterized protein LOC116418115, which encodes MTVDTPHFGSDLMNEIIEEAWQSESPKNGLSIVKSFLKNHYQAMKNDKYLPIPEKCRGYKIIKNKLVYFGEDSEISKEKYRCMNVVDQSKTMLNWMQFSKEKIRNLTLSECVLEITDIDNAHLPDSFLDEDVDICILQNFMKKSAFEQLQQRVQDKKTKQKFTCIKCSKSVHTNCIQCDSCLLWFHYSCVNIEVPKNALYFSDHDWYCCKCNSI